A DNA window from Blastocatellia bacterium contains the following coding sequences:
- a CDS encoding argininosuccinate synthase has protein sequence MTHTQQVNKIVLAYSGGLDTSVMLHWLKQQYGCEVVCFTADVGQEEELSGLHEKALRTGASKIYIEDLKDEFVRDFVFTAVKANAVYEGCYLMGTSLARPLIAKRQIEIARREGADAVAHGATGKGNDQVRFELTYYALEPTITVIAPWRQWPFRSRTELIEYAEQHRIPVAASKARPYSIDRNLMHSSYEGGILEDPWLEPPEDIFLLTKSPEQAAPTPAYLEIDFIEGVPVSLDGQPFEPAALLQTLNSIGGEHGIGRVDMVENRFVGMKSRGVYETPGVTILHAAHRALESITLDREVMRLRDTLGTKIAECIYYGFWFSPEFALLRSMIEQTQRNVTGTVRVKLYRGNCMIVGRKAPRSLYSHDHVTFEADEVYQQRDAEGFIKLNALRLKLQALLGDSAARYHLATEVTPHEH, from the coding sequence ATGACGCACACACAACAAGTCAATAAAATCGTGTTAGCCTATTCGGGTGGATTAGACACCTCGGTCATGCTCCACTGGCTCAAGCAGCAGTACGGCTGCGAGGTCGTCTGTTTCACAGCCGACGTTGGACAAGAGGAGGAGCTCAGCGGCTTGCATGAGAAAGCGTTGCGCACCGGCGCGTCAAAAATCTACATTGAAGACCTCAAAGACGAATTCGTGCGTGATTTTGTCTTCACGGCGGTGAAAGCCAATGCTGTCTACGAAGGGTGTTATTTGATGGGCACATCGTTGGCTCGCCCGTTGATCGCCAAGAGACAGATTGAAATTGCCCGTCGTGAAGGGGCCGATGCTGTGGCGCACGGGGCGACTGGTAAAGGCAACGATCAAGTGCGCTTTGAATTGACATACTACGCGCTGGAACCGACCATCACGGTGATCGCGCCCTGGCGGCAGTGGCCGTTCCGTTCGCGCACTGAATTGATCGAATACGCCGAACAACACCGGATTCCGGTGGCCGCCAGCAAAGCGAGGCCCTATTCGATTGATCGGAATCTGATGCACAGCAGTTATGAAGGCGGCATTCTGGAAGACCCTTGGTTGGAGCCGCCGGAAGACATTTTCTTACTCACCAAATCGCCCGAACAAGCAGCACCGACGCCGGCCTATCTGGAGATTGACTTCATTGAAGGCGTGCCCGTTTCTCTCGATGGCCAACCGTTTGAACCAGCGGCCTTGCTGCAAACGCTCAACAGCATTGGCGGCGAACATGGCATTGGGCGCGTGGATATGGTGGAGAATCGGTTTGTCGGCATGAAATCGCGCGGCGTATACGAAACGCCCGGTGTGACGATCCTGCACGCGGCGCATCGCGCGTTGGAATCCATCACACTGGACCGCGAAGTCATGCGCCTGCGAGACACGTTAGGCACAAAGATTGCCGAATGCATCTACTATGGCTTCTGGTTCTCGCCTGAATTCGCGTTGTTGAGGTCCATGATTGAACAAACACAGCGAAATGTCACCGGCACGGTGCGCGTCAAGCTCTACAGAGGAAATTGCATGATTGTTGGCCGGAAAGCGCCGCGTTCGTTGTATTCGCACGACCACGTCACGTTTGAAGCGGACGAGGTTTATCAGCAACGCGATGCCGAAGGATTCATCAAGCTCAATGCGCTGCGGCTGAAGTTGCAGGCGCTGCTTGGTGATTCCGCCGCTCGCTACCATCTTGCCACGGAGGTCACGCCCCATGAACACTGA
- a CDS encoding arginine repressor yields MQTHLDKRERQRTLLEIIRAKPASTQAQLQRRLKQLGIVATQSSISRDLTELGIIKLGGTYRLPHLERGESPLVDVLEADTAGDHLIVLKTAAGQASVVAVRIDQAQLPEVVGTVAGDDTIFVAVKNREAQSRAIKQILNLFKRKRS; encoded by the coding sequence ATGCAGACACATCTCGACAAGAGAGAACGACAACGCACCTTGCTGGAGATCATCCGGGCCAAACCGGCGTCTACGCAAGCGCAATTGCAGCGCCGTTTGAAGCAACTGGGCATTGTCGCGACGCAATCGAGCATCTCGCGTGACCTTACGGAACTGGGCATCATCAAGCTGGGGGGCACGTATCGGCTGCCTCACTTAGAACGAGGCGAGTCGCCGCTCGTTGACGTATTGGAAGCGGACACTGCTGGCGACCATCTGATCGTTTTGAAGACAGCGGCGGGACAAGCGTCGGTCGTCGCCGTCCGCATTGATCAGGCGCAGTTGCCGGAGGTTGTCGGGACGGTTGCCGGCGACGATACGATTTTCGTCGCCGTCAAGAATCGCGAGGCTCAAAGTCGCGCCATCAAGCAAATTCTTAATCTCTTCAAAAGGAAACGCTCATGA
- a CDS encoding DUF3386 domain-containing protein, which produces MKHKALCWISAVLVMTVTVCSAAASGPSHWAGQGGSTIQIADYYPLHENDTWTYQVKDYRADGQIYYRLSRQAVKGEATIGDRITAKKLVDDRGFYYLVSADAQKLVIYGQNEGRGDVTYNPPYTVVNVSYESGRPYQMPHVPSVGQPVFSEATVYGFESVEVPAGRFKDCLKVRFQFTRPSGATHTLTSYLAKGVGVVKQIHEIYSPAANQTLRSEHELLNGVVNGAPIGGDSAVTVKIAEYFPFHQGDKWTYDWEFRLPDGTVRKFERTRRFEGTRFFDAGAAFKLVDDTGEEYQYYSLDRRTGLQIVASRERGMRQQGIEFMYDPPMLLGRDDMVLGREYKYTNDDGQNLIHFTTLLDGFQPVTTPMGRFENCLRVCVNWETKSSSVRSIYYLARGTGIVAYDYANYNKANRQLMIASHGQLKQATINNHTVSTAAEASALWDKMVAELNAASEDPEARRLFKEASLNRYVWDAKLGFRGFEADFIMRVDGGPPTKGRVICAPNLKITIDHPDPKIRALAHVEMSQFVTHREPRVPFDDWYGPDRAKFKLGRMTPEGREILVEGDSMGSNYIIADKMVKYLSRNVDRLDFTIHNQKHFNAEDGRYITTDYSVTFYKKGTKEEVGRAEFKDMYVKKGPYWVPKGRIHRSTLQGEPALVEMEIINLEYLK; this is translated from the coding sequence ATGAAGCACAAAGCGCTGTGTTGGATTTCAGCGGTGTTGGTGATGACGGTGACCGTCTGTTCGGCGGCGGCGAGCGGACCCAGTCATTGGGCTGGCCAAGGCGGTTCGACAATCCAGATCGCTGACTATTATCCATTGCACGAAAACGATACGTGGACCTATCAAGTCAAAGATTACCGTGCTGACGGGCAAATTTATTACCGGCTCAGTCGGCAAGCTGTCAAAGGCGAAGCGACGATTGGGGACCGGATTACGGCGAAGAAGTTGGTGGATGATCGAGGCTTCTATTATCTGGTCTCAGCGGATGCGCAGAAGCTGGTCATCTATGGACAGAATGAAGGGCGTGGCGATGTGACGTACAATCCGCCTTACACGGTGGTGAACGTCAGCTATGAGTCGGGGCGACCATATCAAATGCCGCACGTTCCCTCCGTTGGTCAACCGGTTTTCTCCGAAGCGACCGTATATGGTTTTGAGAGTGTCGAAGTGCCGGCAGGGCGATTCAAAGATTGCCTCAAGGTTCGCTTCCAGTTCACCCGGCCATCCGGCGCGACGCATACGTTGACATCGTACTTGGCCAAGGGCGTGGGCGTGGTGAAGCAGATTCACGAGATTTATTCGCCGGCGGCGAATCAGACGCTTCGATCTGAGCACGAGCTGCTGAATGGAGTCGTCAACGGCGCTCCGATTGGCGGCGACTCGGCGGTGACGGTCAAAATCGCTGAGTACTTCCCCTTCCATCAAGGTGATAAGTGGACCTACGATTGGGAGTTCCGATTGCCGGATGGCACGGTTCGAAAGTTTGAGCGCACGCGACGCTTTGAAGGAACACGGTTCTTTGATGCCGGCGCAGCGTTCAAGCTCGTTGATGACACCGGCGAGGAGTATCAATACTATTCACTCGATCGTCGGACGGGCCTGCAAATCGTCGCTTCACGCGAGCGCGGCATGCGACAACAAGGAATTGAGTTCATGTACGACCCGCCGATGTTGCTCGGACGTGACGACATGGTGCTGGGCCGCGAATACAAATACACCAACGATGATGGACAAAACTTGATACATTTCACCACGCTGCTGGACGGCTTCCAACCGGTTACGACCCCAATGGGACGGTTTGAAAACTGCTTGCGCGTGTGTGTCAACTGGGAGACCAAGTCCAGTTCGGTGCGCAGCATCTACTACCTGGCTCGCGGCACTGGGATTGTGGCGTATGATTACGCCAACTACAACAAGGCGAATCGGCAGTTGATGATTGCATCGCATGGCCAGTTGAAACAAGCCACGATCAATAATCACACGGTGAGCACGGCGGCTGAAGCGTCGGCTTTGTGGGACAAAATGGTCGCCGAATTGAATGCGGCCTCAGAAGACCCCGAAGCGCGACGACTGTTTAAGGAGGCCAGCTTGAATCGGTATGTGTGGGACGCCAAGCTCGGTTTCCGTGGTTTTGAAGCCGATTTCATCATGCGGGTTGATGGCGGGCCGCCGACCAAGGGGCGCGTCATCTGCGCTCCCAATTTGAAGATCACGATTGATCATCCCGATCCAAAGATCCGTGCGCTGGCGCACGTCGAGATGAGCCAGTTTGTGACACACCGTGAGCCACGCGTGCCGTTTGATGATTGGTATGGCCCTGATCGCGCCAAGTTCAAGCTCGGTCGGATGACCCCGGAAGGTCGTGAGATTCTCGTTGAAGGCGACTCGATGGGTTCCAACTACATCATCGCCGATAAAATGGTGAAGTATCTCAGCCGTAATGTGGACCGGCTCGATTTCACCATTCACAACCAAAAGCATTTCAACGCCGAAGACGGGCGCTACATCACGACCGACTACAGCGTCACTTTCTACAAGAAAGGCACTAAAGAAGAAGTGGGCCGAGCTGAATTCAAGGACATGTACGTGAAGAAAGGCCCCTATTGGGTGCCGAAAGGGCGCATCCATCGCTCAACGTTGCAGGGCGAGCCGGCCCTGGTTGAGATGGAAATTATTAATTTGGAGTACCTCAAGTAA
- a CDS encoding c-type cytochrome codes for MQKGRVMKLIICAAALIFIDGLFHCPVLRAMPRFLEWYEASPNALAEWKGKCTLCHVNQDGRGPLNEFGQAFADHGFRFTPELAQAFPDRFAGVARPEVAAAKPTVDAKEIFMRDCAACHGEDGKGTLPNVPDWTDAQWQRKVTDAQMTATIKTGKGLMPGWKDQLSDEAIAALVKYVRGFGKK; via the coding sequence ATGCAAAAAGGAAGAGTGATGAAGTTAATCATCTGTGCGGCGGCTCTCATCTTCATTGATGGGCTGTTTCACTGTCCGGTCTTGCGGGCGATGCCGCGCTTTCTGGAGTGGTATGAAGCCAGCCCCAACGCCCTCGCTGAATGGAAAGGTAAATGCACGCTGTGTCACGTCAACCAGGATGGTCGTGGGCCGCTCAATGAGTTCGGGCAAGCGTTCGCCGATCATGGTTTTCGGTTCACGCCGGAACTGGCTCAAGCTTTTCCCGATCGCTTTGCCGGCGTCGCTCGGCCTGAGGTAGCTGCGGCCAAGCCGACGGTGGATGCTAAAGAAATTTTCATGCGAGACTGCGCGGCATGTCACGGGGAAGACGGCAAAGGGACACTTCCCAATGTGCCCGATTGGACTGATGCTCAGTGGCAGCGGAAGGTGACCGATGCACAGATGACTGCGACCATTAAAACCGGAAAGGGACTCATGCCGGGCTGGAAAGACCAACTGAGCGATGAGGCCATCGCGGCGCTTGTGAAGTACGTGCGCGGGTTTGGTAAAAAGTAA